One genomic window of Coffea eugenioides isolate CCC68of chromosome 1, Ceug_1.0, whole genome shotgun sequence includes the following:
- the LOC113773448 gene encoding probable BOI-related E3 ubiquitin-protein ligase 3, which produces MKDGVGGGDQSLVPAATGGTPPLPLPAGATVRYFPLHHQPPFTPYMSNGAFCLDLNNNNRHQQQQQHHRQFSNPLLENLTISPPSKPFTSLLTGFDDQDATPPIVRDHNAQIDQLIRNQGEHFKCVLAEMQRRQYDAVVHEAEEKAAKKVKEKELELNQVARKILGYEHREALFQKENQLLQSKLKYLEDTNASLRAALQEALLRGGKAEETGGSSEVQQDEAESSHVGRHRLAEEVEPIKLACRACGKRVATVMTWPCRHVSTCTRCDETTKACPVCGSIKTTSVEIDGTIQVNGISRNKQQKMDMGDEDLLEARQIFP; this is translated from the exons ATGAAAGACGGTGTTGGTGGTGGTGATCAAAGCTTAGTGCCAGCGGCAACCGGGGGAACACCTCCTCTTCCTCTGCCGGCGGGGGCAACTGTTCGATACTTCCCTCTCCATCACCAGCCTCCTTTTACTCCCTACATGTCCAACGGGGCTTTCTGCTTGGACCTCAACAACAACAACCGCcaccagcagcagcagcagcaccaCCGCCAGTTCTCAAATCCGCTGcttgaaaacttgactatttcCCCGCCATCGAAACCCTTCACTTCCTTGTTAACTGGCTTTGATGATCAAGACGCTACTCCGCCAATAGTGAGGGATCACAATGCCCAAATTGATCAACTCATCAGAAACCAG GGGGAGCATTTCAAATGCGTCTTAGCGGAGATGCAGCGGAGGCAATACGATGCGGTGGTGCACGAGGCGGAGGAGAAGGCCGCCAAGAAAGTCAAAGAGAAAGAGTTGGAACTCAACCAGGTGGCCCGCAAGATCCTGGGCTATGAACACAGGGAAGCCCTGTTCCAGAAGGAGAACCAGCTTCTGCAGAGCAAGCTCAAGTACTTGGAGGATACGAATGCTTCTCTGAGGGCGGCTCTCCAAGAGGCTCTCCTCCGGGGGGGTAAAGCGGAGGAGACTGGCGGGAGCTCGGAGGTCCAGCAAGATGAGGCCGAGTCGTCCCACGTGGGCCGGCACCGGCTGGCGGAGGAGGTGGAGCCCATCAAGTTGGCCTGTAGGGCCTGCGGGAAACGAGTCGCCACCGTGATGACGTGGCCGTGTCGCCACGTTAGCACCTGCACCCGCTGCGATGAGACCACCAAAGCCTGCCCAGTTTGTGGGTCCATTAAGACCACCAGTGTTGAG ATAGATGGCACAATACAGGTTAACGGAATTTCCAGGAACAAGCAGCAGAAGATGGATATGGGAGATGAGGATTTGTTGGAAGCCCGACAAATCTTTCCCTGA